The Methanoculleus marisnigri JR1 genome window below encodes:
- the glgP gene encoding alpha-glucan family phosphorylase — MRQIMPVAMKTEIPYDRFAHVPERIFGLVDLAYNLWWSWHSSASVLFKMLNRAEWKMSRHNPVRMLLDTPPRFFERAAANPEYLRRYDIIMHRFGEYMVPGTSWFAQHYPSRTPLTIAYLSSEFGLHHSLPFYAGGLGILAGDHVKASSDLGVPTVAVGFMYAEGYLHQHIEADGWQKNVAEILDRDAAPVLRVMGDDGKQLVVQVPLIDPPIYVAVWKVQVGRVPLYLLDTHIDENLPENRNISHRLYLKELECRLRQELVLGIGGRKVLHTLGVEYSAMHLNEGHSAFSLLERLRERLVAGMPPDEAREQVRGTSVFTTHTPVPAAHDVFPEDLMAKYFRSYCPSLDLAWDEFMALGDDPHNPGAGFNMTAFALRMSRFHNGVSKKHGEVAREMWQPLWPDLPPEEVPIDAVTNGVHVPTWLNHRIEALIDRYMDPVYPNWREDYDNPIIWEVVDEIPDEELWREHQWLKMKLFSRIRDRKRRKWAGHQGEPANLAAEGLMLDTSALTIGFARRFAEYKRADLIFEDLDRLDRIVNNRWRPVQFIFAGKAHPADDRGKRILQKIYQYSQDPRFGGRIAFIEDYGEQVARYMVHGVDVWMNTPVPLMEASGTSGMKAGMNGVLNLSVLDGWWVEGYNGRNGWGFEGHAASPGDNRADAETIYDLIENEVAPLYYSRTMDDVPHKWVRMMRESIKSIAPQYCSLRMLKEYVTRYYPSVCRYAAGPGEQLAGLEGVCPPGPAPRMR, encoded by the coding sequence GTGAGGCAGATAATGCCCGTCGCGATGAAGACGGAGATACCCTACGACCGGTTCGCTCACGTCCCGGAACGGATATTCGGGCTGGTCGACCTCGCGTACAACCTCTGGTGGAGCTGGCACTCCTCGGCGAGCGTGCTCTTCAAGATGCTGAACCGGGCGGAGTGGAAGATGAGCCGTCACAACCCCGTCAGAATGCTTCTCGATACCCCACCGCGGTTCTTCGAGCGGGCGGCGGCGAACCCGGAGTACCTCCGCCGCTACGACATCATCATGCACCGGTTCGGGGAGTACATGGTGCCGGGAACGAGCTGGTTTGCGCAGCACTACCCCTCACGGACGCCGCTGACGATCGCCTACCTCTCGAGCGAGTTCGGGCTGCACCATTCGCTCCCGTTCTACGCGGGCGGGCTCGGCATCCTCGCGGGCGACCACGTCAAGGCGTCGAGCGATCTCGGCGTGCCGACGGTCGCCGTCGGGTTTATGTACGCCGAAGGCTATCTCCACCAGCACATCGAGGCTGACGGGTGGCAGAAGAACGTTGCGGAGATCCTGGATCGCGACGCCGCCCCGGTTCTCCGGGTGATGGGCGACGACGGGAAGCAGCTCGTGGTGCAGGTGCCCCTGATCGATCCCCCCATCTACGTCGCGGTCTGGAAGGTGCAGGTGGGACGGGTTCCCCTCTACCTCCTCGACACCCATATCGACGAGAACCTCCCCGAGAACCGGAACATTTCGCACCGCCTTTACTTAAAAGAGCTTGAGTGCCGGCTCCGGCAGGAACTGGTGCTCGGCATCGGCGGGAGGAAGGTTCTCCATACTCTCGGCGTGGAGTACTCGGCGATGCACCTAAACGAAGGGCATTCTGCGTTTTCCCTCCTCGAGCGGCTCCGTGAGCGGCTCGTGGCCGGGATGCCGCCCGACGAAGCGCGCGAGCAGGTCCGCGGCACCTCGGTCTTCACCACCCACACCCCCGTCCCGGCCGCCCACGACGTCTTCCCCGAGGATCTGATGGCGAAGTACTTCCGGAGTTACTGCCCGTCGCTCGACCTCGCCTGGGACGAGTTCATGGCGCTCGGCGACGATCCTCACAACCCGGGCGCCGGGTTCAACATGACCGCTTTTGCGCTCCGGATGAGCCGGTTCCACAACGGTGTCTCCAAAAAGCACGGCGAGGTCGCCCGGGAGATGTGGCAGCCCCTCTGGCCCGACCTTCCTCCCGAGGAAGTGCCGATCGACGCCGTCACGAACGGCGTGCACGTGCCGACGTGGCTGAACCACCGGATCGAAGCGCTCATCGACCGCTACATGGACCCGGTCTACCCGAACTGGCGGGAGGATTACGACAACCCTATCATCTGGGAGGTTGTCGACGAGATCCCTGACGAAGAACTCTGGCGCGAGCACCAGTGGCTGAAGATGAAGCTCTTTTCCCGGATCCGGGACCGGAAACGCCGCAAATGGGCAGGGCACCAGGGTGAACCCGCGAATCTCGCGGCCGAAGGGCTCATGCTCGACACCTCGGCGCTGACGATCGGATTCGCCCGCCGGTTCGCCGAGTACAAGCGGGCGGATCTCATCTTCGAGGACCTGGACCGGCTCGATCGGATCGTGAACAACCGCTGGAGGCCGGTGCAGTTCATCTTCGCCGGGAAGGCCCACCCGGCCGACGATCGGGGTAAGCGGATCCTGCAAAAGATCTACCAGTATTCGCAGGATCCCCGGTTCGGCGGCCGGATAGCGTTTATCGAGGACTACGGCGAGCAGGTTGCACGCTACATGGTTCACGGCGTCGACGTCTGGATGAACACCCCCGTCCCGCTCATGGAGGCGAGCGGCACGAGCGGCATGAAGGCAGGGATGAACGGGGTCCTGAACCTCTCGGTCCTCGACGGCTGGTGGGTCGAGGGTTACAACGGCAGGAACGGCTGGGGTTTCGAGGGCCACGCGGCCTCCCCGGGAGATAACCGGGCTGATGCGGAGACGATCTACGACCTCATCGAGAACGAGGTTGCGCCGCTCTACTACTCGCGGACGATGGATGATGTCCCTCACAAGTGGGTTCGGATGATGAGGGAGTCGATAAAGAGCATCGCCCCGCAGTACTGCTCTCTCCGGATGCTCAAGGAATACGTCACCCGGTACTACCCTTCGGTCTGCAGGTATGCGGCCGGGCCGGGAGAGCAGCTGGCCGGACTCGAGGGGGTCTGCCCTCCGGGCCCCGCGCCCAGGATGAGGTGA
- a CDS encoding 2TM domain-containing protein, giving the protein MDEQERYARARRRVEEIRGFYEHLVLYTAVNLVLFGINMLFSPDSLWFYWVTFFWGIGVVLHGFGVFVEGRIFGRDWEEKKIREFMEREERR; this is encoded by the coding sequence ATGGACGAGCAGGAACGGTATGCCCGTGCGAGGAGACGGGTCGAGGAGATCCGGGGGTTCTACGAGCACCTCGTACTCTATACCGCCGTCAACCTTGTTCTATTCGGGATCAACATGCTCTTCAGCCCGGACTCGCTCTGGTTCTACTGGGTGACATTCTTCTGGGGGATTGGCGTGGTGCTCCATGGGTTCGGCGTCTTTGTCGAAGGCCGGATCTTCGGCAGAGACTGGGAGGAGAAGAAGATCCGGGAGTTCATGGAGCGTGAAGAGCGGCGGTGA